In the genome of Nonlabens sp. MB-3u-79, one region contains:
- a CDS encoding Ppx/GppA phosphatase family protein — protein MAFEIRKYGAIDIGTNAIRLLIATITLYNDEPPVFKKTSLIRVPVRLGQDVFTTGNISKENISRMIDAMKSYQLLMGVHKVKSYKAYATSAMREAKNGKDVVALIEKESGIHIDIIDGSHEAAIIAMTDLHAVIDESKVFLYVDVGGGSTEFTLFAYGKEIVSRSFKIGTVRLINDMVNKTLWDEAQQWIKEVTAPYERIDLIGSGGNINNIFKSSGKAIGKPLSYFYLANYYEQLQNYNYEERVYHLNLNHDRADVIIPACRIYLRAMKWSRAKNIYVPKIGLTDGIIKSIYNTDKG, from the coding sequence ATGGCATTTGAAATAAGAAAATATGGAGCTATCGATATAGGGACTAATGCTATTAGATTGCTAATTGCAACCATAACTTTATATAATGATGAGCCACCAGTTTTTAAAAAAACAAGCCTGATTAGGGTGCCGGTAAGACTAGGTCAGGATGTATTTACTACAGGTAATATTTCCAAAGAAAATATTTCTCGTATGATAGATGCTATGAAATCCTATCAGTTATTAATGGGCGTTCACAAAGTGAAATCTTATAAGGCTTATGCTACTAGTGCCATGCGAGAAGCAAAGAACGGTAAAGATGTCGTAGCACTCATTGAAAAGGAATCTGGAATTCATATAGATATCATTGACGGGTCTCACGAAGCGGCTATTATCGCAATGACAGATTTACATGCAGTGATTGATGAAAGTAAAGTATTCCTCTATGTAGATGTAGGTGGCGGTAGTACTGAGTTTACCCTATTTGCATACGGTAAAGAAATCGTATCCAGATCTTTTAAAATAGGAACGGTACGATTGATTAATGATATGGTCAACAAAACACTTTGGGATGAGGCTCAGCAGTGGATCAAAGAGGTGACAGCTCCTTACGAGCGCATTGATTTAATAGGTTCTGGTGGTAACATTAATAACATCTTTAAAAGTAGTGGTAAAGCGATAGGTAAGCCGCTCTCTTACTTTTATTTGGCTAATTACTACGAGCAACTACAAAATTATAATTATGAAGAGCGAGTGTACCACCTGAACTTGAATCACGATAGGGCAGATGTTATTATACCCGCTTGTCGTATCTATTTAAGAGCTATGAAGTGGAGCAGAGCTAAAAACATATATGTTCCTAAGATAGGTCTGACTGATGGTATTATTAAATCCATATACAATACCGACAAAGGATAA
- a CDS encoding SixA phosphatase family protein gives MKRLIVIRHGKSTWELQVRDHDRVLTQRGIDDAHLIGEALKDLDLNPDQIWTSTAARAMQTATLVSEYINYSLSKLELKRELYTFSSDELISVISTAQDAVETLVIFSHNHGITDLVNDLGSTRFDNVPTTGVVAIDFDSNSWSSLGKGITKFHFFPKLLK, from the coding sequence ATGAAGCGATTAATAGTTATAAGGCACGGTAAATCAACTTGGGAACTTCAGGTGAGAGATCACGATCGCGTATTGACACAACGTGGTATTGACGATGCTCATCTTATAGGTGAAGCATTAAAAGATTTGGATTTAAATCCAGATCAAATATGGACCAGTACTGCGGCGAGAGCAATGCAAACAGCGACTTTAGTTAGTGAGTACATCAACTACAGTCTTTCAAAACTCGAGCTTAAAAGAGAATTATACACCTTTAGTAGTGATGAATTGATAAGTGTCATCTCTACTGCACAGGACGCCGTAGAAACCCTCGTTATCTTTAGTCATAACCACGGAATAACAGATCTTGTCAATGATTTGGGAAGCACTAGATTTGACAATGTGCCTACCACAGGAGTTGTAGCTATAGATTTTGATTCCAACTCTTGGTCTTCTCTAGGTAAAGGCATTACTAAATTTCATTTTTTTCCTAAATTGCTAAAATGA
- the pdxH gene encoding pyridoxamine 5'-phosphate oxidase, protein MQRDLQNLRKSYEKDALLEKNLPETPYHLFDTWFQEAKSSIEVDEANAMSLCTLGVDGFPKSRIVLLKEVLEGKFLFYSNYTSEKGVAMEAYDKVSLHFFWPSLERQIIIKGNVKKVSREKSLDYFHSRPRGSQIGAWTSNQSSAIMSREKLEEQLRHFEDKFKDQNIPLPEFWGGYDCDPVSFEFWQGRPNRLHDRILFELENDRWTFKRLQP, encoded by the coding sequence ATGCAAAGAGATCTTCAAAACTTACGTAAATCTTACGAAAAGGATGCCTTACTGGAAAAAAACCTACCAGAAACCCCTTATCATTTATTTGATACCTGGTTTCAGGAAGCCAAATCATCTATAGAAGTTGATGAGGCAAATGCGATGAGTCTTTGTACTCTAGGTGTTGATGGTTTTCCTAAATCACGTATCGTACTCTTAAAGGAGGTTCTAGAAGGGAAGTTTTTGTTTTATTCCAATTATACTTCAGAAAAAGGAGTTGCTATGGAAGCCTATGATAAAGTAAGTCTTCATTTTTTTTGGCCGTCATTAGAACGTCAGATTATAATTAAGGGAAATGTAAAAAAGGTCTCTAGAGAAAAGTCCTTAGATTATTTTCATTCTAGACCACGAGGCAGCCAGATTGGGGCATGGACCAGCAATCAAAGTAGCGCTATTATGTCACGTGAAAAATTAGAGGAACAGCTACGTCATTTTGAAGATAAATTTAAAGATCAAAACATACCATTACCAGAATTTTGGGGTGGATATGACTGTGATCCTGTGAGTTTTGAATTTTGGCAAGGAAGACCTAATAGACTTCACGATCGTATTTTGTTTGAATTAGAAAATGACCGTTGGACTTTTAAAAGATTACAACCTTAA
- the ppk1 gene encoding polyphosphate kinase 1 — protein MSKYYNRDLSWLRFNARVLQEASDKNVPLIERLRFLGIFSNNLDEFFKVRYATIQRIQRAGKNATKSLGGISAEDLLQEINQMVIVDQAHSFNVLAELEDELKKENISLVDETEVLSEHEDFIRNYFNEKISPAIGTIMINDEVDFPHLRDGYGYLAVRMLMTDNSIRYALIEKPKYLNRFVVLPQIDGDQRQYIILIDDLIRHRMHYIFNIFDYKEIEAHMIKVTLDAELDMELDLKKSLLEKIRRSVHDRKDGDPVRFVYDRHIHKDTLHLIMKKLQIDNHDSIIPGGRYHNRRDYLKFPSLGRTDLLYEKLPALPIKDVKIRGSLLERIAKKDILQYTPYHTFANTIKFLREAALDPQVRTIKITIYRLAEISQIAGSLINAVKNGKKVTVSIELQARFDEQANINYAELMQEEGIHMIFGVPGLKVHCKACCITREEEGKIVRYGFISTGNFNESTAGIYTDYTLFTANRKILKEVERVFDFFEVNYRQHRYKHLLVSPNYLRNGIERLVRREIAFAKAGKFAKMRIKVNSFSDFKMIDLFYEASNAGVQIELIVRGICCLVPGVKGMSENIKVISIVDRFLEHPRVYRFYNQGQNDLYISSADFMGRNLDSRVEIACPIYDEDIKAEIIATMDICWSDNVKAREICGEQLNNYVVNDAPAVRSQYATYEFYKNQITK, from the coding sequence ATGAGTAAATATTATAATAGAGACTTGAGCTGGTTGCGATTTAACGCAAGAGTATTACAAGAAGCAAGCGATAAAAATGTGCCGCTTATTGAGCGCTTGAGATTTTTAGGGATTTTTTCAAATAATTTGGATGAATTTTTTAAAGTTCGCTATGCGACCATACAGCGCATTCAAAGAGCTGGAAAGAACGCTACCAAATCTTTAGGAGGAATCAGTGCAGAAGATTTGTTACAGGAAATCAATCAAATGGTTATCGTTGATCAAGCTCATAGTTTTAACGTACTAGCAGAGCTGGAAGATGAACTCAAAAAAGAAAATATCAGTCTGGTAGATGAGACAGAAGTGCTTTCTGAACATGAAGACTTTATAAGAAACTACTTTAATGAAAAAATAAGTCCAGCGATAGGTACCATAATGATTAACGATGAGGTAGATTTCCCACATTTGAGAGATGGGTACGGTTACCTCGCTGTGCGTATGCTCATGACCGATAACAGTATCAGGTACGCCCTTATAGAGAAGCCTAAGTATTTGAATAGATTTGTAGTCTTACCTCAAATAGATGGTGATCAAAGGCAATACATCATTCTCATTGATGACTTGATCAGACACCGTATGCATTATATCTTCAATATTTTTGATTATAAGGAAATTGAAGCACACATGATTAAGGTGACATTAGATGCAGAGCTGGATATGGAACTGGACCTTAAGAAAAGTCTATTAGAAAAAATACGTCGTAGTGTTCACGATCGTAAGGATGGAGATCCAGTGCGATTTGTTTACGACCGCCATATTCATAAAGATACGTTACATCTTATCATGAAGAAATTACAAATTGATAACCACGATAGTATTATTCCAGGGGGGAGGTATCACAACAGAAGAGATTACTTGAAGTTTCCCAGTCTAGGAAGAACAGATTTACTCTATGAAAAACTACCGGCCTTACCTATTAAAGATGTAAAAATTAGAGGTTCTCTTTTAGAACGAATAGCGAAAAAAGACATCCTTCAATACACGCCTTACCACACATTTGCTAATACCATTAAGTTTTTAAGAGAAGCGGCTCTTGATCCTCAAGTGAGGACCATTAAAATAACTATTTATAGACTGGCTGAAATATCGCAAATAGCAGGGTCATTGATTAACGCTGTAAAAAACGGAAAAAAGGTTACTGTTTCTATAGAGCTACAAGCTAGGTTTGATGAGCAAGCCAATATCAATTATGCAGAGTTAATGCAGGAAGAAGGTATTCATATGATATTTGGGGTTCCAGGACTGAAAGTACATTGTAAAGCTTGTTGTATCACTCGTGAAGAAGAGGGTAAAATTGTGAGATACGGTTTTATATCCACAGGTAATTTTAATGAATCCACCGCTGGGATTTACACCGACTATACCTTGTTTACAGCAAATCGCAAGATTTTGAAAGAAGTGGAGCGAGTCTTTGATTTCTTTGAAGTCAATTACCGTCAGCATCGATATAAACACCTACTCGTTTCTCCTAATTACCTCAGAAATGGAATTGAACGATTAGTTCGTCGAGAGATCGCTTTCGCGAAAGCGGGAAAATTTGCAAAAATGCGTATCAAAGTAAATTCTTTCTCAGATTTTAAAATGATCGATTTATTCTATGAGGCCTCTAATGCAGGTGTTCAAATAGAATTGATCGTGAGAGGAATTTGCTGTCTTGTTCCAGGTGTGAAAGGAATGAGTGAGAATATTAAGGTGATAAGTATTGTCGACCGATTTTTAGAGCATCCTCGGGTGTATAGATTTTATAATCAAGGGCAAAACGACCTCTATATATCTAGTGCAGATTTTATGGGACGTAATCTAGATAGCCGTGTAGAAATTGCTTGTCCTATATACGATGAAGATATCAAGGCCGAGATTATAGCCACCATGGATATATGTTGGAGTGATAATGTGAAAGCAAGAGAAATATGTGGCGAACAACTTAATAATTATGTGGTTAACGATGCACCAGCAGTAAGATCTCAATATGCCACATATGAGTTTTATAAAAATCAAATCACAAAGTAA